The DNA window CGGCTTTGATACCGCCATTAATACCGTGGTTGACGCGATCAATAAAATTCGGGATACGGCCACCTCACACGAGCGGATTTTCGTTATTGAAGTAATGGGGCACCGTTCAGGTTTTATCGCCCTCAGTGCGGGTTTAGCCGGGGGAGCGGAAACGATCTTGATTCCAGAAATTCAGGTTGACCTGGACGAAGTAGTTGCCAAACTGCGCCGGGGGCAAGCGCGGGGCAAATTACACAGTATTATTGTTGTGGCCGAGGGGTACACTTCGGCGATCGACTTGTCGAAGCAACTTCAGGCCAGAATTGGCATGGAAATTCGGGTGACGATCCTGGGGCACATCCAGCGGGGAGGAACACCAACGGCCCAGGACCGGATCATCGCCAGCTTGCTTGGCGCGAAGTCGATAGACCTGCTCTTAGCCGGAGAAACCAGGAAGATGGTAGGCATGGTCGCGGGTGAAGTTGTGTCTTGTGATATAGATGCTGCCTTAAGTCAGGAAAAGAAAGTCAACCTTATGATGTGCGAACTAGCCAATATTTTAGCAATTTAGGAGGTGGGAGCGTGAGAAGGACAAAGATCGTTTGTACGATTGGGCCGGCCAGCGAATCTCTGCCCGTTTTAGAGCAGATCATCCGCGAAGGAATGAACGTGGCACGGCTCAACTTTTCCCACGGGACACACGAGGAACACGGGGCC is part of the Bacillota bacterium genome and encodes:
- the pfkA gene encoding 6-phosphofructokinase, with the protein product MHRIGLLTSGGDAPGMNAAIRAVVRKSIYHGLEPVGIRHGYAGLIAREFVEMNLGSVADIIHRGGTILQTARCEEFKTKEGREIAVNNLREVGIDGLVVIGGDGSFRGAAELAKMGVPVIGVPASIDNDIPGTDYAIGFDTAINTVVDAINKIRDTATSHERIFVIEVMGHRSGFIALSAGLAGGAETILIPEIQVDLDEVVAKLRRGQARGKLHSIIVVAEGYTSAIDLSKQLQARIGMEIRVTILGHIQRGGTPTAQDRIIASLLGAKSIDLLLAGETRKMVGMVAGEVVSCDIDAALSQEKKVNLMMCELANILAI